The genomic region CCACGTCCCGCAGGGCCGGCTGCGGCACCCGCCGCTCGGCCACCGACTTGGCCGGCTCGCCCTCGAAGTCCAGCAGCACCCAGCCGTGCGGGGTGCGCATCGCCTGGCCCAGGTGCAGGTCGCCGTGGATCCGCTGCACGGTGAGCCCGGTGAGGTGGTCGGCGGTCAGCTGCTGGAAGGCGGCGTGCAGGGCCGGCCGGTACCGGCGCAGCGCCGGGACGGCCGCGGCGGCCACGTCGAGCCGCTCGGCCATCTGGGTGGCCAGCCGACTGACCTGCTCGCGGTCCAGCCGGGCCACCGGCAGCGCTCGGGCCAGCACCCGGTGCACCTCGGCGGTGGCCCGGCCGAGCCGGTGCGCCTCCACCGCGAAGTTGCCGGGGCTGGGGTCGCCCTTGAGTCGGGCCACCTGGTCCAACGCCAGCTCCCAGCCGTCCTCCGCATCCGGCAGGAAGCGTTGCAGCAGGCCCAGGGTGGCCGGTTCGGCACCCACCAGCCGGCTCTCGAACCAGGCCGCCACCCGGGGGATCCGGGTGGAGCCGGCTCGGGAGAGCGCCAGCGAGAGCTCCAGGTCCGGGTTGGTGCCGGGGCTGATCCGACGGAACAGCTTCAGGATGAACTGGGTGCCGTAGATCACCGAGGTGTTGGACTGCTCGGCGGTGCCGGCCCGGCCCAGCAGGTCGCTCGGCAGGCCGGGACCAGGGGTGCGCCGGAAGGCCAGCGGACCGAACCGGTCGGCGGTGGCCAGGTGGCCGAGCAGCCGGCCGGTCAGCTCCGGGTCGTGCACCGCGTCGTAGAGCGCGGCGCCGTCGTACGGGCCGTGGGTGAGGCTGCCCAGCGAGGCCTCCGGGAGCAGCCCGGGCGGCGCCTCGGCGCGCAGGCCGAGCAGCAACTGGTACAGGTCGGCGCCGTCGCCGTGCTCCACTCGCAGCAGCAGGTGGACCATGGCCGGGTCGCCGGTCAGCAGCGGGGTCGCGGTGACCGGGCGCAGCCCGGTGATCGCCTGCCCCTTGCCCGCGTACCAGCGCTGGCTGGGCAGCCAGTCCGCGATCAGCGGCAGGGCGGCCTCGACCAGGTCCCCGACCGCCAGCGACCCGCTGGTGCGGGGTCTGCCGGTGTGTCCCGCCGGCGGGTGCCCCCCGGCGCCGCGGCCGGCGCCGGCGGCACCGTGCGGCCCGCCGGGACTGCCTGGGCTGCCCGAGCCGCGCGGCGCGGTACCCGCGTCGCGGTGGGCGTGGGCTTGAGAACGGGAGATTTCCGACATGACTCCCTTTCCCCGGAAGCGGGCTGACGGCCTGACGGATCTGGCCGGGCCCGCCAGTCTTCCGGATTTCGGCGGCGCTGCTGCGGCGGCACGCGAGGGACACTCGGGTGTCACGCCTGAGGGTGGGTACGCGTTGGGCTGTTCTCCGTACGTGGTGGCGCGCGGCCCGTCGGGGGCGCGCGAGCTGGCCCGCGCTCCCCCGAAACTGGTGGATCGTTACTGCGCGCCGGGCTTGCGCAGCTGGAACCAGTAGAAGCCGTGCCCGGCCAGGGTGAGCAGGTACGGCCACTCACCGATCGACGGGAACCGCACCCCGCCGATCAACTCGACCGGGTAGTGCCCGCCGTACCGCCGCAGGTCCAGCTCGGTGGGCTGGGGGAAGCGGGAGAAGTTGTTCACACACATGACCAGGTCGCCCTCGTACTCGCGCACGAAGGCCAGCACGGCCGGATTGCTGGAAGGAAGTTCGGTGTAACTGCCGAGCCCGAAGGCGGGGTTGAGCTTGCGAATCTCGATCATGCGCCGGGTCCAGTGCAGCAGCGAGGAGGAACTGCTCTGCTGCGCCTCGACATTGGTCACCTGGTATCCGTAGACCGGATCCATGATGGGCGGCAGACTGAGCCTGCCCGGGTCCGCCGAGGAAAAACCCGCGTTACGATCCGGCGTCCACTGCATCGGGGTGCGCACGCCGTCGCGATCCCCCAGCCAGATGTTGTCGCCCATGCCGATCTCGTCGCCGTAGTAGAGCACCGGCGAGCCGGGCAGCGAGAGCAGCAGCGCGGTGAACAGCTCGATCTGGTTGCGGTCGTTCTCCAGCAGCGGGGCGAGCCGGCGGCGGATGCCCACGTTGGCCCGCATCCGCGGTTCCTTCGCGTACTCCGCGTACATGTAGTCGCGCTCCTCGTCGGTGACCATCTCCAGGGTCAGCTCGTCGTGGTTGCGCAGGAAGATGCCCCACTGGCAGCCGAACGGGATGGTCGGCGTCTTGGCGAGGATTTCCGAGACCGGGTAGCGGGACTCGCGGCGCACCGCCATGAAGATCCGCGGCATCACCGGGAAGTGGAAGGCCATGTGGCACTCGTCGCCGCCGGAGGAGAAGTCGCCGAAGTAGTCGACCACGTCCTCGGGCCACTGGTTGGCCTCGGCCAGCAGCACGGTGTCCGGGTAGTCGGCGTCGATCTCCTTGCGGACCCGCTTCAGGAACTCGTGGGTCTCCGGGAGGTTCTCGCAGTTGGTGCCCTCGCGGGCGAACAGGTACGGCACCGCGTCCAGCCGGAAGCCGTCGATGCCGAGGTCCAGCCAGAACCGCAGCCCCGCGACCATCTCCTCCTGGACCCGGGGGTTGTCGTAGTTCAGGTCCGGCTGGTGGGAGAAGAACCGGTGCCAGAAGTACTGCTTGCGGACCGGGTCGTAGGTCCAGTTGGAGGTCTCGGTGTCGACGAAGATGATCCGTGCGTCCGGGTACTGCTTGTCGTCGTCGGCCCACATGTAGAAGTCGCCGTACGGGCCCTCGGGGTCGTTGCGGGAGGCCTGGAACCACGGGTGCTGGTCGCTGGTGTGGTTCATCACGAAGTCGATGATCACCCGCATGCCGCGGGCGTGGGCGGCGTCCACGAACTCCACGAAGTCGGCCAGGTCGCCGAACTCGGGCAGCACCGACTTGTAGTCGGCCACGTCGTACCCGCCGTCGCGCAGCGGGGAGGCGAAGAACGGCGGCAGCCAGAGACAGTCGACGCCCAGCCACTGGAGGTAGTCGAGTTTGCTGGTGAGCCCCTTGAGGTCGCCCACGCCGTCGCCGTTGCTGTCCTGGAAGGACCGCACCAGGACCTCGTAGAAGACCGCACGCTTGAACCACTCGGGGTCCAAGTCCTTCTTCTCGGTGTCCGCGAAGGTGTCGTGGACGGGCTCGTTCACAATCACAGGGAGATCCTCCGAACCGTGAGGAGGTGAGCCGGCGCGGTTGAGGGGTCGAGCCGGACGTAGTTGTGGCGGTGCCAGGTGTACTGCTCGCCGGTCAGCTCGTCGGTCACGGAGAGCGGGATGTCCGCCGGAAGAGTGACAGTGGCCTCCTGCGGGTGGTGCGGATCCAGGTTGGCCACGATGATGACGTGGTCCTCGCCGGTCTGCTTGGCGTAGGCGATCACCTGGTCGTTGTCGGTGGGCAGGAAGCGCAGGTTGCGCAGCCCCTGCAGGGCCGGGTGGGCGCGGCGCAGTTCGTTCAGCCGGGTGATCAGCGGGGCGAGCGTGTCGGTGCGGGTCCAGTCGCGCGGGCGCAGCTGGTACTTCTCCGAGTCCAGGTACTCCTCGGTGTCCGGGCCGGCGGGGGCGGACTCGGCGAGCTCGAAGCCGGCGTAGACGCCCCAGCTGGGCGAGAGGGTGGCGGCCAGCACGGCGCGCACCGCGAAGGCGGCCGGGCCCTGGTGCTGCAGGTGGCGGGGGAGGATGTCCGGGGTGTTGGCGAAGAAGTTCGGGCGCATGTAGGCCGCCGCCTCGCCGGACAGCTCGGTCAGGTACTCCGTCAGCTCGTGCTTGCTGTTGCGCCAGGTGAAGTAGGTGTAGGACTGCTGGAAGCCGATCTTCGCCAGGGTGTGCAGCATCGCCGGGCGGGTGAAGGCCTCGGCCAGGAAGATGACGTCCGGGTCGGTCCGGTTGATCTCGGCGATCACCTTCTCCCAGAAGTGCACCGGCTTGGTGTGCGGGTTGTCGACCCGGAAGATCCGCACGCCGTGCGACATCCAGTGGCGCAGCAGCTTGAGGGTCTCGATCACCAGGCCGTCGAAGTCCTGGTCGAAGTTGATCGGGTAGATGTCCTGGTACTTCTTCGGCGGGTTCTCGGCGTGGGCGATGGTGCCGTCGGGCCGGTGGCTGAACCACTCCGGGTGCTTGTTCACCCAGGGGTGGTCGGGGGAGGCCTGAAGCGCGAAGTCGAGTGCGATCTCCAGCCCGAGTTCACCCGCCCGGGTGACGAAGGCGTCGAAGTCCTCGATGGTGCCGAGGTCCGGGTGGATCGCGTCGTGCCCGCCCTCGGGCGAGCCGATCGCCCAGGGCGAGCCGACGTCCTGCGGGCCGGCGGTCAGGGTGTTGTTGGGGCCCTTGCGGTAGGCCAGGCCGATCGGGTGAATGGGCGGCAGGTAGAGCACGTCGAAGCCCATGGCGGCGACGGCCGGCAGCCGTTCGGCGGCGGTCCGGAAGGTGCCCGAGCGCATGGGCCCCTCCTGCCCGTTGCCGGGCAAGGAGGGAGGTTCCAGGGTGGCGCCCTCGGAGCGCGGGAAGAACTCGTACCAGGAGCCGTACAGCGCCCGGCGCCGCTCCACCTGCAGCACGTGCGGACGGGAGGCGGTGACCAGCTCGCGCAGCGGGTGGCGGGTCAGCGCGGCGGTCACCTCCGGGGCCAGCGCGGAGGCCAGCCGGGTCAGCGGGGGCAGGGCCGGCTCGCGCAGCGCGTCCACGGCCTTCAGGACCAGGGCGCGGCCCTCCCGCTTGGGGACCCCGGCGGCGGCTCGCTCGAGCAGCAGGGCGCCCTCCTCCAGGGTGAGTTCGACGTCCTGCCCGGCCGGGACCTTGACGCTGGCGTGGTGCCGCCAGGTGGCCACCGGGTCGCTCCAGGCCTCCACCGTGTAACTCCACCGGCCTTCGGCCGTCGGAGTGACCTCGGCGCCCCAGCGGTCGGTGCCCGGGGCCAGCTCACGCATCGGCAGCCAGGCGCCACCGCGGCCCCTGGGGTCGCGCAGCACCACGTTGGCGCCGACCGCGTCGTGGCCCTCCCGGAAGACCGTCGCGCTGACCTGGAAGGTCTCGCCGACCACGGCGCGGGCCGGCCGGCGGCCGCCGTCGACCTGCGGGGCGACGTCGAGGACGGGGATCCGGCCGATCATCGGGTCGCTCTCCTTCGTCCCACGCGTGGTGGCGGTGGTACGGCGCGGGGCCGCGGGCGGGCGCGCGGCAGTGGACTTGCGGGTGGCGGTGGACTTGCGGGTGGTGCTGGTGGTTTTTGACGGTGCTTCGGCCGTTCGGGGGGCGCGCACCGCGGGGAGCTCCGTTATGGCCGGAATGGATACCGGCGCGGCGAGTGGCTCCAATCCCTCGGACACCAGTGCGGACTGATTCCGTGTGTCGCCGTGCATGCCAAACTCCTGCCCGAGATCGGCGGCAGTCCCACGGGCGGATCGAGCACCGGGGAGTACCGGGAGGACTGCTGGGTGGGGGACTGACGAGCGACCGGAGCCTGCCCGTACCACCGTGCTCAAGAAACTGGCCTACTGCTGCCATTGCTGCCTGGCGACGCCCACGGTGGTCCGGAACTGCGAGACGGCGCGCGTCCCGGCGCGCGGCCTCGCGGCACGCCCTGAGGGCGATTCCGACCCACCCCGGAAACGATCCGGGCAGGGATAGGACACGCGGTAGCCCACCAGGGAGGACACCAGGTGAGCCGAGTGGGCTAACGGGGAGTCGGGAAAGGATTTCGAGCGCGGAGGACCGACCGCGCCGCACGGGGTACGCCACCCATGTCGACCCGCTGCGACAGCGGCCTGTGCCCATCCTCGCACTGATCGTGGCCGCTACCACTCGGTTCGCGGCCAGCGTGGTGGTGCGGGGGAGCAGACCAGCCATCAGCATCCGCCTCTGCGGAGTACTTCTGCAAGCCCGGCGTGCGCTCCCGAGAAGGCGTGCGCCCCCTGCGCCCCCCATGTTGCGAACTGCGCCATCCGCGATCTCATCAGTCGCCCGAATGGAGCCGTGTTACGAGAGTTGACGTCCCATCAGCCCCGTCGGCCGGTCTACGCTTCGGGCCGTGAAGGCCATCCGCAGATTCACCGTCCGCACCGTCCTGCCCGAGCGCCTCCAGTCGCTGCACGAACTCGCGCTCAACCTGCGCTGGTCCTGGCACCCGGAGACCAGGGAGCTGTTCCGCTCGGTCGACCCCGGAGTCTGGGAGGCCGTCGGCGAGGACCCGGTCCGGCTGCTCGGCGAGGTGCCGGCCCACCGGCTCGCCGCGCTGGCCGCCGACCGCCGCTTCCTGCGCCGGCTCGGCGACCTCACCGACGACCTCAACGACTACCTGAGCGCGCCGCGCTGGTACCAGGGCGCCCAGACGGTCGAGCCACTGCCCGCGGCGATCGCCTACTTCTCCCCCGAGTACGGGATCGCCGCCGCGCTGCCGCAGTACTCCGGCGGCCTGGGCATCCTGGCCGGCGACCACCTCAAGGCCGCCAGCGACCTCGGGGTGCCGCTGATCGGCGTCGGACTCTTCTACCGGCACGGCTACTTCCGCCAGTCGCTCACCCGCGACGGCTGGCAGCAGGAGCGCTACCCGCTGCTCGACCCCGACGAACTCGCGGTCTCGCTGCTGCGCGAGCCGGACGGCGAGCCCTGCCGGGTGGAGCTGGCCCTGCCGGCCGGCCGCCGCCTGGTCGCCCAGATCTGGAAGGCCCAGGTCGGGCGGGTCCCGCTGCTGCTGCTCGACTCCGACCTGGACGCCAACGCCGCCACCGAACGCGATGTCACCGACCGCCTCTACGGCGGCGGCAGCGAGCACCGGCTGCTGCAGGAGATGCTGCTCGGCATCGGCGGCGTGCGGGCGGTGCGGACCTTCTGCCGACTCACCGGCCACGCCGAGCCCGAGGTCTTCCACACCAACGAGGGACACGCCGGCTTCCTCGGCATCGAGCGGATCCGGGAACTGGTCGCCCGGGGCTCGACCGACTTCGGTGCCGCCCTGGAAGCCGTCCGGGCCGGCACCCTGTTCACCACCCACACCCCGGTGCCGGCCGGCATCGACCGCTTCGAGGCGGACCTGGTGGCCCGTCACTTCAGCGGCGACGCGGCACTGCGCGGGGTCCCGGTCGACCAGGTGCTCGCGCTCGGCCTGGAGAGCTGGCCCGGTGGCGACCCCAAGCTGTTCAACATGGCCGCGATGGGCCTGCGGCTGGCCCAGCGGGCCAACGGCGTCAGCACGCTGCACGGCGAGGTCAGCCGCGCCATGTTCGGCGCCCTGTGGCCCGGCTTCGACAGCGCCGAGGTGCCGATCACCTCGATCACCAACGGGGTGCACGCGCCCACCTGGATCGACCCGGCGGTGGTCCGGCTCGGCGCCGCCGAGATCGGCGCGGAGCGGGCCGAGGCCGCGATGTCGGTCGGCGCGGCCGAGCGGTGGAGCGGGGTCGAGCAGATCGGCGACGCGCGGATCTGGGAGGTCCGGCGGGAGCTGCGCGGCCAGCTGGTCGAGGAGGCCAGGCGGCGGCTGCGCGCCTCCTGGCGTCAGCGCGGGGCGGGGGACGCCGAACTCGGCTGGACCTCGGCCGTGCTCGACCCCGATGTGCTGACCATCGGCTTCGCCCGCCGGGTCCCGTCCTACAAGCGGCTCACCCTGATGTTGCGCGACCAGGACCGGCTGCGCTCACTGCTGCTGCACCCGACCCGTCCGGTGCAGATCGTGGTGGCCGGCAAGGCGCACCCGGCCGACGACGGCGGCAAGCGGCTGATCCAGCAGCTGGTCGCGTTCGCCGACGACCCGGCGGTGCGCCACCGGATCGTCTTCCTGCCGGACTACGACATGGCGATGGCCAAGCACCTCTACCCCGGCTGCGACGTCTGGCTGAACAACCCGCTGCGCCCGCTGGAGGCCTGCGGCACCTCGGGGATGAAGGCCGCGCTCAACGGCTGCCTCAACCTCTCGGTGCTGGACGGCTGGTGGGACGAGTGGTACGACGGCCGCAACGGCTGGGCGATCCCCACCGCCGACGGCCCCGGTTTCGACGAGGACCAGCGCGACGACATCGAGGCGGCCGCGCTCTACGACCTGATCGAGCACCAGGTCGCGGCCCGTTACTACGAGCGCGGCCCGGACGGTCTGCCGCACCGGTGGATCGCGATGGTCCGGCACACCCTGGTCACCCTGGGCCCCAAGGTGCTGGCCGGGCGGATGGTCCGGGAGTACGTGGAGAAGCTCTACGCCCCGGCCGCGATCGCCCAGCGCGAGCTGTCCGACGGCGGCGCGAAGCAACTGGCCGAGTGGAAGGCCAAGGTCCGCGAGGCCTGGCGGGCGGTCCGGGTGGAGCACGTGGACGCGGCCGTCGCCGAGGCCGCCGAACTCGGCACCTCGCTCGCGCTGCGGGTGCAGGTGGCGCTGGGCAGCCTGACCGCGGAGGACGTCGAGGTGCAGGTGGTCTCCGGCGCGGTGGACGAGCGCGACCGGATCCGGGAGGCCGAACTCCTGGCGCTCAAGCCGGTCGGCGGTCCGGACCTGAACGGCTGTCAGCGCTACGAGGGCACCCTCGAACTCACCCGCACCGGCCCGTTCGGCTACACCGTCCGGGTGCTGCCCGCCCACCCGCTGCTGGCCTCGCCCGCCGAGCTGGGCCTGGTGGCACTGCCGGCCCCGTCGGCCGGGATGGACGCGGGGGTGCTGCGCTAGCCCCGGCGCCGCTGACTGGTGCTCAGGAGGTCGGGTGGGTCGACTTCCTGAGCACCTTCCGTCGGGTTGCCTTGGGCCGACTCGGTGCTTATGCGGCCGGGTTGACCGCGACCGGCCAGTGGCCGCCGGGGAAGGCTGCCTTGTCCACGGCCAGCCCGTGCAGGGTGCCCATCTGCGTCGCCTGCGCGGTCAGCAGCGCGGAGAGGGCGCCGACAGCGGTGAGGATCACCGTGGTGTTGACCCCCAGCTCCTCCAGCAGGGCGAGGAACCCCGCCCAGGAGAAGACCCCGCTGGCGAGCGCCGCGATGGAGGCCATCACCACCAGGAAGAACTTCGCGGCCACGGCGGCCAGCGCGAGGTAGAAGATCAGCCCCGCCCCAGCACAGAGGTAGAGCGAGGTGGAGGTCTTGTCGGCGATGGTGGCGATCGAGGTCGCTGCGGTGGCCTGCGGCGCCAACTGCTTGGTGTACGCGGTGGCCGCGGGGCCCTGCCACTCGCCGGTCGAGCCGAGTACGTTCGGCTGGATCTCGCCGGCAACCCCGGAGGCCTGGCCTCGGATGCTCTCCCACTCGTACCCGTGGATGAACATGTAGATCGGCGCGGCGGCGCCCTCGACCAGGTCCTTGAGCGTGTTCAGGATCTGGGTGCCCATCTCGATGATCTGCTTGCCGAACCAGATGATCGCCTCGGCGATCGGGTCCGGGATCCACCAGTGGTCGGCGGCGGACTGGGCCTTGGCCGGAACGGTTTGCAGATGGTCCGAGATCGAGCCCATCTTGGCGGAGAGCTGGTCCAGGGTGGCCTGGTACTGGGCCATGGTGAAGGCCATGGATCGGGTCCTCTCTGGTCAGCGGGTCAGCGGGTCAGGTTGGAGAGCACGGCGCCCTGCTGCTGCTCCTGGGCCTGGTAGCGGTCGGCGACCGTGCGCAGTCCGGTG from Kitasatospora azatica KCTC 9699 harbors:
- a CDS encoding maltokinase N-terminal cap-like domain-containing protein, which produces MSEISRSQAHAHRDAGTAPRGSGSPGSPGGPHGAAGAGRGAGGHPPAGHTGRPRTSGSLAVGDLVEAALPLIADWLPSQRWYAGKGQAITGLRPVTATPLLTGDPAMVHLLLRVEHGDGADLYQLLLGLRAEAPPGLLPEASLGSLTHGPYDGAALYDAVHDPELTGRLLGHLATADRFGPLAFRRTPGPGLPSDLLGRAGTAEQSNTSVIYGTQFILKLFRRISPGTNPDLELSLALSRAGSTRIPRVAAWFESRLVGAEPATLGLLQRFLPDAEDGWELALDQVARLKGDPSPGNFAVEAHRLGRATAEVHRVLARALPVARLDREQVSRLATQMAERLDVAAAAVPALRRYRPALHAAFQQLTADHLTGLTVQRIHGDLHLGQAMRTPHGWVLLDFEGEPAKSVAERRVPQPALRDVAAMLRSFDYAAAHLLAGAEPDPQLAHLAAGWAARNRTAYCAGYTAAGGTDPASCPELLRALEIDKAVYEVVYEARHRPGWLPIPLTAIHRLATST
- the treS gene encoding maltose alpha-D-glucosyltransferase; translated protein: MIVNEPVHDTFADTEKKDLDPEWFKRAVFYEVLVRSFQDSNGDGVGDLKGLTSKLDYLQWLGVDCLWLPPFFASPLRDGGYDVADYKSVLPEFGDLADFVEFVDAAHARGMRVIIDFVMNHTSDQHPWFQASRNDPEGPYGDFYMWADDDKQYPDARIIFVDTETSNWTYDPVRKQYFWHRFFSHQPDLNYDNPRVQEEMVAGLRFWLDLGIDGFRLDAVPYLFAREGTNCENLPETHEFLKRVRKEIDADYPDTVLLAEANQWPEDVVDYFGDFSSGGDECHMAFHFPVMPRIFMAVRRESRYPVSEILAKTPTIPFGCQWGIFLRNHDELTLEMVTDEERDYMYAEYAKEPRMRANVGIRRRLAPLLENDRNQIELFTALLLSLPGSPVLYYGDEIGMGDNIWLGDRDGVRTPMQWTPDRNAGFSSADPGRLSLPPIMDPVYGYQVTNVEAQQSSSSSLLHWTRRMIEIRKLNPAFGLGSYTELPSSNPAVLAFVREYEGDLVMCVNNFSRFPQPTELDLRRYGGHYPVELIGGVRFPSIGEWPYLLTLAGHGFYWFQLRKPGAQ
- a CDS encoding alpha-1,4-glucan--maltose-1-phosphate maltosyltransferase; translated protein: MIGRIPVLDVAPQVDGGRRPARAVVGETFQVSATVFREGHDAVGANVVLRDPRGRGGAWLPMRELAPGTDRWGAEVTPTAEGRWSYTVEAWSDPVATWRHHASVKVPAGQDVELTLEEGALLLERAAAGVPKREGRALVLKAVDALREPALPPLTRLASALAPEVTAALTRHPLRELVTASRPHVLQVERRRALYGSWYEFFPRSEGATLEPPSLPGNGQEGPMRSGTFRTAAERLPAVAAMGFDVLYLPPIHPIGLAYRKGPNNTLTAGPQDVGSPWAIGSPEGGHDAIHPDLGTIEDFDAFVTRAGELGLEIALDFALQASPDHPWVNKHPEWFSHRPDGTIAHAENPPKKYQDIYPINFDQDFDGLVIETLKLLRHWMSHGVRIFRVDNPHTKPVHFWEKVIAEINRTDPDVIFLAEAFTRPAMLHTLAKIGFQQSYTYFTWRNSKHELTEYLTELSGEAAAYMRPNFFANTPDILPRHLQHQGPAAFAVRAVLAATLSPSWGVYAGFELAESAPAGPDTEEYLDSEKYQLRPRDWTRTDTLAPLITRLNELRRAHPALQGLRNLRFLPTDNDQVIAYAKQTGEDHVIIVANLDPHHPQEATVTLPADIPLSVTDELTGEQYTWHRHNYVRLDPSTAPAHLLTVRRISL
- the glgP gene encoding alpha-glucan family phosphorylase, which encodes MKAIRRFTVRTVLPERLQSLHELALNLRWSWHPETRELFRSVDPGVWEAVGEDPVRLLGEVPAHRLAALAADRRFLRRLGDLTDDLNDYLSAPRWYQGAQTVEPLPAAIAYFSPEYGIAAALPQYSGGLGILAGDHLKAASDLGVPLIGVGLFYRHGYFRQSLTRDGWQQERYPLLDPDELAVSLLREPDGEPCRVELALPAGRRLVAQIWKAQVGRVPLLLLDSDLDANAATERDVTDRLYGGGSEHRLLQEMLLGIGGVRAVRTFCRLTGHAEPEVFHTNEGHAGFLGIERIRELVARGSTDFGAALEAVRAGTLFTTHTPVPAGIDRFEADLVARHFSGDAALRGVPVDQVLALGLESWPGGDPKLFNMAAMGLRLAQRANGVSTLHGEVSRAMFGALWPGFDSAEVPITSITNGVHAPTWIDPAVVRLGAAEIGAERAEAAMSVGAAERWSGVEQIGDARIWEVRRELRGQLVEEARRRLRASWRQRGAGDAELGWTSAVLDPDVLTIGFARRVPSYKRLTLMLRDQDRLRSLLLHPTRPVQIVVAGKAHPADDGGKRLIQQLVAFADDPAVRHRIVFLPDYDMAMAKHLYPGCDVWLNNPLRPLEACGTSGMKAALNGCLNLSVLDGWWDEWYDGRNGWAIPTADGPGFDEDQRDDIEAAALYDLIEHQVAARYYERGPDGLPHRWIAMVRHTLVTLGPKVLAGRMVREYVEKLYAPAAIAQRELSDGGAKQLAEWKAKVREAWRAVRVEHVDAAVAEAAELGTSLALRVQVALGSLTAEDVEVQVVSGAVDERDRIREAELLALKPVGGPDLNGCQRYEGTLELTRTGPFGYTVRVLPAHPLLASPAELGLVALPAPSAGMDAGVLR